One Vicia villosa cultivar HV-30 ecotype Madison, WI linkage group LG5, Vvil1.0, whole genome shotgun sequence genomic window, tgtagtttttggtTCTAGGAATTTGAGAGAAAATAAAGAGGgagtttttgaatattttgggtgaagtgaagttatgagaaaaaaggagggaaaattgtttatatagggtaagtggtgaaatgtcaaaaatgccCCCGACGTATCTCTTTTTGCTTATTTTCGGGGAAATGTGACTCGATGCAAAATCCGGAAACGGGACCAACGTCAtctcgaagatgactaaatttgtgactcgtagccgcgagaatcgtctcaatccgacaaacggtgaggaaattatgcgcgtttgaatgacgagaaaaatcggttcatctggtgcgactgtgcagaattttgtgcgtaccgctcaaagaactcgataaaactcatccttcggctcgaaatctgaacaagcacgtgtgacaaagaatcgaagctaacgaaatttctgaaaaaatgccgccggaatggacttcatacgataaaaatcgaagaagttatgaattttcaaacttggcgcgacatacccgaaaatgcactttttaccgaaagattacaatgttcttcaaaatgctgggagttttcagtgcataatcggtcttcggtccgaacatatgaaatctcggtAATGATGACACGGAGCTCTAGTTAAATTTTCGAGGGAATCGGatgagcggattgtgagatatgaattttttattgtccgaaaacctgcggttcagcaccatttttcaccgtgaaatctccagaaatttataaatctgacaaccttcctcaaagaattggctttcgaaccaaacacgaaagttgtagatatcgtcgaaacagtcggggATACGCGGGAACTCAGCTCATATCATCTTCCAGATAGgacttatgaattttctcgtatttcacTATATAAACCACATTTCACACCATATCTTCTTAaatctctttattattttttctccaatttgaatgacgaaataaacgtcattattaacttatagctcaaataaagagggcaaattttggggtgcaacagagtgTTGATCAATTACCTATGAATGTGGGTGATTCTCATTATGATCCTTTGTTTCCATTTGGATTTGGTCTTACTACTCAAGGTCTTAAGAATACTTAGAGCTTATTAGTGCTTGAATTAGTTGGGTGTTGTGTCATATTTCTTGATTATATGAAATCTAAGTACAAAATTTTCCTAAGTTGAATGTTGTATCTTATAAGTGTGTCTTTTTAatctatttatgaaataaaatatcaaataaattcaatAGTTTTCATAAGTTATCCAAATATGCCCTAGCTAGTAAAACGGAGCCCTAAAGGCGAAAAAGAGAATCAATCATGTCATATTCATATATTCTACATTGCGATcagaaataattttaaataaaagtctATCAAGTTATTTACCCTCAATTTGGATATTCACATAATATTATAGTATATTAATCCAAAAGAAGTTTATCAAAGAAGCACCTTAGAGTTTATCTAAATTCTACCGCCATCCTTGCAATTAAATTGGGCATCCTTCAATTTTTTAATAGTGTTACTTTGTGAAATACAATGATAATGGCTAAATTTATGTAAATAATAATCTATTTACATTGCAAATTATAAGAAATTTtcattcacttttttttttgggGGATTTGAGATGAATTTCCTGGATTTTAGATGAATGTTGATTAATGTTATGATGAAGATGATAAAGGAGAAGAGGGAAAAAGTTgaagttatataaaaaatattatgtgtTAATAGTTCACTGTTACCTTGAGTAGACTATCAATTTCCATTGttacacaaaaaaaaagaacATAAGTGAATGAAAATTTCTTATAATTTGCAATGAAagagattattattttaaaacattCTCCCATAAGAACaagttagtatttttttttacataGCATTTTCTTCAATAATGACCTCTATCTCACGGTCAAGTGACTTAAATCTCTAAAGGATTTTTGCAAAACATCGCATAAAAGTACATATATGTTCCTAAAAAATTCTGAGAAGCGTCACTGATAGTGAGAGACAAAGTTCATTACTTCACTTTATCGATATTTCtttaaaccctaaccctaaaaacACTTCTAAATGAATTTCAATCACACTCTATTTAACTTTTCCTCTCCCGCCCTATTTGTTCCCTCCGATGAAGACTTCCGCTTCTACTACAACTTTCCTGAATTTAGACATCTCATTGAAGAAATTGCCAACACATCACATAAAATTACATATGTTCCTCAAAATGCTCTCAGAAAAGCATCAAGATAGTGAACAATGTAACACCCTATTCCCCATcgctattttaattaataaaataaatcagagtaattcaaaatttcaatacaACACATCAAGAATAGGATGCTACTTCGTCATCAACCTTAAAAACACATATGCTCAAGTTCATAaaacatggatacataacacactTCGGATGAAACGACAACATCGTTATTATAATCCTTTAAAACATCAACTTCTTTATTATTGCAGCggaaaataaaacataactaTTCAGTAACATCTTTACtcatcaaaagtttcaatgatcATTCAAACAAAAGAGAGTTACACTACTCTCAAAATCTTCTACATAAAACAACAATGcaacaatcaaaacaaataaacgttcatccctccccggtgttacgtatcagagcatgacaccgacttgACACGACGTCTAACCTCGCCTAGTGctgatcacctgcacgttacctacgtagaggtaacattcaaacagaaggaatgagatatcaacaaaaatataataaaggaCATAATTATAAGCACATGACAGATACATCAAGTTAGATTCTAAGTTTAACAATCTATAGTCATGCTTCATAATTGATTACAAACAcattcacaacatcatcatcattcatcataaaaCACACATCGGGTATATAATACCatttcatcatcacatcatcaaACAAATCAAAGTGCAATGCAATGTTACTGACACGACatcatgtatgtggtaccaaaatctccGCAAATGCCATATGTGGGCAATTGGCTAACTTCataatgccaaataaaggcaacGACTAACTTCGTAATGTCGATCCTTCATAACAACAATCATCTTCATTAATTATGCAATGCATGAAACAAACACATACTACGTCATCGTTATGCGATTACCAAACAGAGGTATTTAACACAATGCCACACAAGGCTATCAACATCAATATCATCGTAGAACAACACATGTGAGGCAGCCATACTGCTCTCGCATCATCTTGTAAACAACACGATACTTACCGAACAACGATATCCAACACAATTCCACACAAGGCAATCAACATCAATATCATCATAAAACATCATATATGAGGCATACACACTGCTCTCGCATCGTCTTCGTAAACAACGCAATACTTCGTATCAAAACACATACTAAATCACTAAtaattttggatttcttcccTCAAAATATTAGGCTACTGTTATGGAAATGATTATCAAAGGATAGGAAATGTTTTTAGCTTTCTAACGGTTTGAACGACGCCTCAAACGGACatccgagtcaaaagttatggctctttgaagtttttaagaaaaatttCATTCCGACTCAGTGGAACCCGGTCCCCCCAAACTTGGAACCGGTTCTCATccccaaaattccaatttttcggATACAGAGAGTCTGGGAACtcggttcccccaaactgggaacTGATTCTTGCTGTAGCAGTTTCAAGAAAACTCTATTTTAAGCTATTCCGAGTTTCCCCCTTCAAAATCCCAAAAACCCTATTTTCCCACACAAAAATCATCAAGTTTTTATGGATTTTTCAAGGTAATTATCAACATCATACATCAAATGCATCAAACCAAGCATCAAGATCACATCAAATGCATACAATTTCCATTAACAATGAACAATCTCTACAAATTGTCTACCCCCAAACCTAACATGCAATCATAAATTTGCCTACAGTTATATCCCTTGTATATAATCGGAACCCCACCCTTGCCTACAGTTATATCCCTTGTATACATGAcaaataatcattaaaataatttaagtaaaattggggtgttacaaacaaCATTGTTCACAAATTCACATTCACCACTATTTTCCACCTACAATATCCATTTTATTCCATTCACCATATTTCTTAAAAAGCTAACTCTAAAAACCTTTCTCAATGGACTTCAATCACCACTTTTTTGACCTTTCCACTTCAACCATATATGTTCCCACCAACAACTACTTTTGTTTTCCCTATAACTTCCTTGAGTTCAGACATATCCTTTAAGAAATCGCTAGAAAATCACATTCAATGTTAAACCAAATTAGTTCCTAAAAATACATATGTGGTCTAGTTACATCTTTCCCCGCCGACATCGATGATTCTTGTGAATAAATTGTTAATGCAAATGACGATGTTCTGGAGCTTGTGGATGAGTTTCATAGGGTTTAAAAGGAGCAAGATATGTAAGAAGGagaagacatgtttttcaaatttaagaatgggaagaAAATAGTTGGTTATTCGGGTGATTAAGTGACTGGAAAGAAATAGAAAATTTTGTTTCATGTAGACACTCTTAAGAAACTTCAGTATCATTATAATGTTGTGTTGACAACTCAAATCAACCTTTTGAACATGTTtggttaaaaaatatattaaaataatttttttctgtgTTTGAGATGAATTTTCTGGGTTTGAGATAAGTgtgatgatgaagatggtgaagtagaagagggaagaagatgagtttatataaaaataatatgtattgacaatttatatttatattcagTAGATTATCAATTTTCAGCcgtctgattttattataaaagatcaaattgttaaaattaaaaaaaataacaaagtcTTTGGTGGATACACAATAAAATTGTCTCCCCTAAGATAATTAAAGTTAAAAGTTAACAAAATTGACTATGTTGGCTAATGGTATTGTTTTTAAGGACTAAAAAGTAACACTTATTAAATATACGACCAAGGTGAAATCTTAAATTAAGTTAAGGTACCACGACACTAATTAGGGCTTTTAAGAAATATAGATGGTAGGAAATTGATTGTCTATTGAATATAACAATGAACTGTCAACGcatagtatttttttataaagcTCCATCTTTTTCCCTCtcctcattcatcatcttcatcatcacatcatcaatatttatctcAAGTTCAGAAAAAGGAACATAAGCAAatgaaatattattataatttgcaatgaaagagattattattttaaaatattgtcCCATCCAAACAAATTAGtatatttttttacataaaattcACTTTAATAATGACATATATTTCACGATCAAGTGACTTAACTGTCGAAAGGATTTTGCCTATATACATCACATAAAAGTACATATATGTTCCTCAAAATGCTCTCAGAGAAACGTCTttgatatcatttatatatgttaaaattaaacAGTTTTTTGTGATTGATTAAAGGTATATTACCAAATTTttgtgatggatagagaaattatatatatatatatatatatatatatatatatatatatatatatatatatatatatatatatatatatatattagcaagttagttttgaatttgtttatATTTTCAAATTTGATGATCAAATTAATTATGGACAGCTTGTAAATATTCCATTTTCAATTACACATTAGTAATgatgagattttttttaatagtagATAAAGTTACCTTTTATATTGATTTTACAAATGGTGGAGTTTGTTTTTAGTTTGCCTTCTATTTTTATAAACTCTAAATTATTTCATTATAAAATAGCAAGTACATTtaggaaaaaaaaattaattactatATTTATTAATGAATTACTCTCTCTAACTCAAATGTATCATTAAATGtttacaaattatatatatatatatatatatatatatatatatatatatatatatatatatatatatatatatatatatatatatatatatatgtatataattcgttaatattttaaaatttagaataatttttaggCGTTGAGTTGGACATATTAGTTGGATATTAAATATAGTAATTAACTAATTATAAAAAGAATAATGTGTATTTTTAAAATCTATATAAAAGGTAAGCTTTTCTACTCttccacacaaaaaaaaaaaatctaatcatTAGTAATGAgtatttgaatataatatttacaAATTGTCCACAATTGATTTTAGcatcaaatttgaaaattttaaacaaattcaaaactaAGGTTGTTGTTTTTTATTGAGATAAGGTTCAGAATATTTTGTGTCTATTATATTGAAAAGTAACATTATTGTAATACCATTGTGCAGTTGTTTTGAGAGGAAGAAATGGAGAAAAGAAGAATATTTTTTTTGGTGCTTATGTTGTTGCAGTGTTGGGTAGCTATGGCAGATACTGAATATTTGAAATACAAAGATCCAAAGCAACCATTGAATACTCGAATTAAGGATCTTGTTGGTAGAATGACTTTGGAAGAGAAAATCGGTCAAATGCTTCAAATTGAGCGCACGGTTGCCTCCGCTGATATAGTGAACAAGTATTACATTGGTAAGTTTTTGTTAATAATATGATTATTCATTGTGAATCTCAACTGCGACGCCAAGGTTTATGATATTTAACAGCATGAAAAATTACTTCAGGGAGTCTTCTGAGTGCTGGTGGAAGTGTTCCTAAGGATAATGCAACTGCAAGTGACTGGGTTGATATGGTGAATCGGTTTCAAAAAGGTGCATTGTCGACTAGGCTTGGAATTCCAATAATATATGGAGTTGATGCTGTTCATGGTCATAACAATGTTTATAATGCTACTATTTTTCCTCACAATATCGGTCTAGGTGCTACAAGGTAAAAAGATAACCATTATACTTATATTTATTGTTGTTCCATCATGGAACCAAAGTTATCGGTAAATGAGGAGCTAGAGCTTGATGCAGTCTCATTCTGAGCTTTTGATGTGATGGAAAAAAAGCTGACTTGCAATATTAGCACTTCAACGCTATTGGGCCTTTGCCTATTAAGTCTTGTAGGCCGTCCAGAACAATTATGTTTTGTTATGTTTCTTTGTATTGATGATTTAGTTTCTTTGAATCTACAGGGATCCTCAACTAGTGAAGAAGATTGGTGATGCAACTGCTCTTGAAGCAAGAGCGACCGGAGTTTCATATCTCTTTGCTCCTAGCATCGCGGTAATTAAGATAATCAAATTACATATATGTCAAATCGCACATTACAAAAGATAGTCGTTTGTTCAAATTCTTTTACGTTGTAGTATGGTTATTACCACTATTTTACAATATTGTTCTATCTTATAAGGGTCGTCTTTGAGGGTGTGTAAAATAGTGCCCCTAATTATTTCGTCACATTTAAGTTATGATTAACCAACACAGGGTGTTAGAAATCTTAAGACTGTCTTGCTTATAATGTATATGTTTGTATAGGTTTGTAGAGATCCAAGATGGGGTAGATGTTATGAAAGTTATAGCGAAGATCATAAAATTGTTCAAGCTATGACCGAGATCATTCTAGGATTGCAAGGTGATcctcctccaaattcaaaaaaggGTGTTCCATATGTTGCTGGAAACAAGAAAGTAGCAGCTTGTGCAAAACACTATGTTGGTGATGGTGGAACGACAAAAGGAATCAATGAGAATAACACAGTTATAACAAGACATGAATTGCTTAGCATTCACATGCCAGCTTACTATGACTCAATTATTAAGGGTGTCTCAACCATCATGGTTTCTTACTCAAGCTTGAATGGACAAAAAATGCATACTAATTACGATTTAATCACAAGATTTCTCAAGAACACGCTCCGTTTTAAAGTAACACTTCTAAATCTCCCAATTCATATATCAAATATTGGTGTTTATCAGTATATGTATGCTTAAAAATTTGTGTTTAAATTTTGTAGGGTTTTGTCATATCAGATTTTTTCGGAATTGACAAGATAACTTCACCTTTTCATGCTAACTACACACATTCAATTGAAGTCGGAGTAAATGCCGGTATTGACATGGTAAactatgatttttttttcaattttgctgAGTAGCAGTTTTATAGTTAGGTATCAAACTTTTCATTTCTGAAAGCTCTGTGTCCGCACCTAGGACTGACTAATCTCAGGGACACCAATTTTACGATCCATTTACTGAGGTCACTTTTAAAGCCAGAGTAAAAGTTCGGTATGAACTGACCCAACACATGAATCGTCAAGAATCAAACTTGATATTCTAAAGCTTACAAAGACTCACACTCTTTGCATATAAACCAATGATTTTTTACATATAAACTATGGTCTTTTTAATAGTAAATGTTGTAATTCTGTAGGTAATGACTGCAGCTGACTTCCGAGAATTCATAGATGGCTTATCTTTACTAGTGAAAACAAATGTTGTATCTATGAAAAGAATCAATGATGCAGTGAAGAGAATTTTGAGAGTCAAGTTTGTAATGGGTCTATTTGAAAAACCATTGGCTGATTACAGTCTTGTCGACCATCTCGGGAGCCAGGTTAGTCGACTAACTtcgagttaaatatatttttagtccctacaaaattatagAACTATATACATGCAACCTAATTTGACAGGAGCATAGAGAATTGGCTAGAGAAGCTGTGAGGAAATCATTGGTACTATTAAAGAACGGTGAAAGCGTTGATAAGCCGTTGCTTCCTCTTCCTAAAAAGGCTTCGAAAATACTTGTTTCCGGAATTCATGCTGATAATCTAGGCTATCAATGTGGTGGATGGACGATTAAATGGCAAGGTCTTAGCGGCAACAACATTACTAGTGGTACGACAATTTTGAGTGCGATAAAAAATACAGTTGACAAAGACACTGAGATAGTCTATCAGGAGAATCCATCTCTCGAATATGTAAAATCAAATGATTTTTCATATGCGATTGTGGTAGTTGGAGAAACACCATATGCGGAAACAAATGGCGACAGTTTAAACTTAACGATCTCAGGTAATGGGGCAGAAACAATAAACAATGTATGCAGCGGAGTGAAATGTGTGGTTGTGTTAATAACTGGTAGACCCGTGGTTATGTTACCATATATTGACATAATCGAAGGACTTGTTGCAGCATGGCTTCCTGGTAGTGAAGGTTACGGTGTTACAGATGTTTTGTTTGGTGATTATGGATTTAGTGGTAAGCTTCCAAGGACATGGTTTAAGAGTGTTGATCAATTACCTATGAATGTGGGTGATTCTCATTATGATCCTTTGTTTCCATTTGGATTTGGTCTTACTACTCAAGGTCTTAAGATTACTTAGAGCTTATTAGTGCTTGAATTAGTTGGGTGTTGTGTCATATTTCTTGATTATATGAAATCTAAGTATAAAATTTTCCTAAGTTGAATGTTGTATCTTATAAGTGTGTCTTTTTAatctatttatgaaataaaatatcaaataaattcaatAGTTTTCATAAGTTATCCAAATATGCCCTAGCTAGTAAAACGGAGCCCTAAAGGCGAAAAAGAGAATCAATCATGTCATATTCATATATTCTACATTGCGATcagaaataattttaaataaaagtctATCAAGTTATTTACCCTCAATTTGGATATTCACATAATATTATAGTATATTAATCCAAAAGAAGTTTATCAAAGAAGCACCTTAGAGTTTATCTAAATTCTACCGCCATCCTTGCAATTAAATTGGGCATCCTTCAATTTTTTAATAGTGTTACTTTGTGAAGTACAATGATAATGGCTAAATTTATGTAAATAATAATCTATTTACATTGCAAATTATAAGAAATTTTCATTCACTTTTTTTTGGGGGATTTGAGATGAATTTCCTGGATTT contains:
- the LOC131604209 gene encoding uncharacterized protein LOC131604209 translates to MEKRRIFFLVLMLLQCWVAMADTEYLKYKDPKQPLNTRIKDLVGRMTLEEKIGQMLQIERTVASADIVNKYYIGSLLSAGGSVPKDNATASDWVDMVNRFQKGALSTRLGIPIIYGVDAVHGHNNVYNATIFPHNIGLGATRDPQLVKKIGDATALEARATGVSYLFAPSIAVCRDPRWGRCYESYSEDHKIVQAMTEIILGLQGDPPPNSKKGVPYVAGNKKVAACAKHYVGDGGTTKGINENNTVITRHELLSIHMPAYYDSIIKGVSTIMVSYSSLNGQKMHTNYDLITRFLKNTLRFKGFVISDFFGIDKITSPFHANYTHSIEVGVNAGIDMVMTAADFREFIDGLSLLVKTNVVSMKRINDAVKRILRVKFVMGLFEKPLADYSLVDHLGSQEHRELAREAVRKSLVLLKNGESVDKPLLPLPKKASKILVSGIHADNLGYQCGGWTIKWQGLSGNNITSGTTILSAIKNTVDKDTEIVYQENPSLEYVKSNDFSYAIVVVGETPYAETNGDSLNLTISGNGAETINNVCSGVKCVVVLITGRPVVMLPYIDIIEGLVAAWLPGSEGYGVTDVLFGDYGFSGKLPRTWFKSVDQLPMNVGDSHYDPLFPFGFGLTTQGLKIT